The proteins below come from a single Simkaniaceae bacterium genomic window:
- a CDS encoding V-type ATP synthase subunit D: MSEIRLTKNELRDQQHKLVQLQRYLPTLQLKKAMLQSEVGAIQQHIHTLEKEFDQQKSSVLGFISLVSEGGMKEFFNALNFKDLKTSSENIAGVEIPVLEGIEFEESKYSHFVTPIWWDSALKHLRQLLLKKQHVKFAQQKKELLEAELRSVSIRVNLFEKILIPRTLNNIKKIKVFLGDQQLSAVATSKIAKMKTLLKKKSEVEELV; the protein is encoded by the coding sequence GTGTCTGAGATTAGACTGACAAAAAATGAGTTGAGAGATCAACAGCACAAGTTAGTGCAATTGCAACGCTATCTACCGACTTTGCAACTTAAAAAGGCGATGCTTCAGTCAGAAGTGGGGGCTATTCAACAGCATATTCACACGTTGGAAAAAGAGTTTGATCAGCAAAAATCGAGTGTGTTGGGTTTTATCAGTTTGGTTTCAGAAGGCGGGATGAAAGAGTTTTTTAATGCATTGAACTTTAAAGATTTGAAAACTTCTTCTGAAAATATTGCCGGTGTTGAGATTCCCGTGCTTGAAGGGATTGAGTTTGAAGAGTCCAAATATTCACACTTTGTCACACCTATTTGGTGGGATAGTGCCCTTAAGCACCTCAGACAACTTCTTTTGAAAAAACAGCATGTGAAATTTGCTCAGCAAAAAAAAGAGCTATTAGAAGCGGAACTTCGCTCCGTATCGATCCGAGTCAATTTATTTGAAAAAATTTTGATTCCAAGAACTCTCAATAATATTAAGAAAATCAAGGTTTTTTTAGGAGATCAACAACTCTCTGCAGTGGCGACTTCAAAAATTGCAAAGATGAAAACGCTCCTCAAGAAAAAAAGTGAAGTAGAGGAACTGGTATGA
- a CDS encoding V-type ATP synthase subunit B, with amino-acid sequence MRKIYDRIVDIRGSLLTVIAKGAKLGELAKVDRKNNISIYASVLRIENEKVTLQAFEDTRGISTGDKVTFLSQQVKATYGDELLGRRFSGFGLPIDGGPECHGNQVEIGGPSFNPVRRVVPHQLVRTNIPMIDVFNCLVKSQKIPIFSIPGEPYNELLMRIANQTDADVVIIGGMGLRYDDYLAFIENAEKSGSMAKTVMYTHLATDPAVECLLVPDMALAVAEQFAMQDKDVLVLLTDMTAFADAIKEIMISMDQIPSNRGYPGSLYSDLASRYEKAVDIDGSGSITLITVTTMPGGDVTHPIPDNTGYITEGQFYLHGGRIDPFGSLSRLKQQVIGSVTREDHSEVANTMIRLYAEAQKSKERQSMGFKLSRWDEKLIHYSRNFESDLMDLQVNISLEEALDKGWEMLSQCFEVSEVGMKDSLVQKYWPKIHVS; translated from the coding sequence ATGAGAAAGATTTATGATCGCATTGTTGATATTAGAGGCAGTCTATTGACCGTCATTGCAAAAGGAGCCAAACTGGGTGAGCTCGCCAAAGTTGATCGAAAAAATAACATATCAATATATGCTTCCGTTTTGCGCATTGAAAATGAAAAAGTCACACTACAGGCTTTTGAGGATACAAGAGGGATTTCAACCGGAGACAAGGTGACGTTTTTGTCTCAGCAGGTCAAAGCGACATATGGGGATGAATTATTAGGTCGCCGATTTAGTGGATTTGGATTGCCAATTGACGGGGGACCTGAGTGCCATGGCAATCAAGTTGAAATCGGGGGTCCTTCATTTAACCCTGTCAGAAGGGTTGTTCCTCATCAATTGGTCAGGACAAATATTCCAATGATCGACGTGTTTAACTGTCTTGTGAAATCACAAAAAATTCCCATTTTCTCAATTCCCGGAGAGCCCTATAACGAGCTGCTCATGCGTATTGCCAATCAAACGGATGCTGATGTCGTGATCATTGGTGGAATGGGGCTTCGATATGATGATTATCTCGCCTTTATTGAAAATGCCGAAAAATCAGGATCAATGGCCAAAACGGTGATGTATACCCACTTGGCAACAGATCCTGCAGTGGAATGCCTTCTTGTTCCCGATATGGCACTCGCCGTTGCCGAACAGTTTGCAATGCAAGATAAGGATGTCCTTGTCTTATTAACGGATATGACGGCATTTGCAGATGCGATTAAAGAGATTATGATTTCAATGGATCAGATTCCATCGAATCGCGGCTATCCCGGTTCGCTCTACTCAGATCTTGCATCTCGTTATGAAAAAGCCGTTGATATTGACGGAAGCGGTTCGATTACCCTCATTACGGTGACAACAATGCCGGGTGGAGATGTGACGCATCCGATTCCGGATAATACCGGTTACATTACCGAAGGGCAGTTTTATTTACATGGGGGCCGTATCGATCCATTTGGTTCTCTTTCAAGGCTGAAACAACAGGTGATTGGAAGCGTCACGCGGGAAGACCACTCTGAGGTGGCGAATACAATGATACGTCTTTATGCTGAAGCACAGAAATCAAAAGAGCGCCAAAGTATGGGATTTAAGCTATCGCGTTGGGATGAAAAGCTTATTCATTATAGCCGCAATTTTGAAAGCGATTTAATGGATCTTCAAGTCAATATTTCCCTTGAAGAGGCACTCGATAAAGGGTGGGAGATGTTAAGCCAATGCTTTGAGGTGAGTGAGGTTGGAATGAAAGATTCTCTTGTTCAAAAATATTGGCCTAAAATTCATGTGAGCTAG
- a CDS encoding V-type ATP synthase subunit A — MSTDLKEETHIFATGHITQVFGNLIHVKFEGDIRQGEMAFVKIDQLLLKAEVIEIYGNHAKIQVFEDTRGIEYMTPVEFRYHLLEAELGPGLISSIFDGLQNPLEGIANISGLYLNRGIYINPIDRSTKWDFQPTAKLGNTLKRGDEIGFTMEGRFHHRIMLPFVFYGTYTLTWIAEPGTYVIEDVIAKVKDENGVERSVTMLQKWPVKAPLFEGKKIKAKEMMETGSRIIDTQFPIMRGGTFCTPGPFGAGKTVIQHHLSKYSSVDLVIVCACGERAGEVVEVLKTFPHLIDPHTNESLITRTILICNTSSMPVSAREASIYMGVTIAEYYRQMGLNVLLLADSTSRWAQAMREMSGRLEEIPGEEAFPAYLSSRIAAFYERSGVVELANGRTGSLTIGGAVSPAGGNFEEPVTQATLSVVGAFLGLSRDRSNARKYPAIDPMISWSKYTRQVGESLSHRSKQWGHITQKAAVILKRGDEIRKRMEVVGEEGIGIDELMIYLMAELYDFSYLQQNAFDKEDTYCALDRQIELLDLIALIFENHFVFSSHDEARSYFLNLQNDIKNLNFTAFHSESYYKAYQKIENKIRSAMNGESSI, encoded by the coding sequence ATGAGCACTGATCTAAAAGAGGAAACCCATATTTTTGCAACAGGACATATCACTCAAGTTTTTGGTAACTTGATTCATGTGAAATTCGAGGGCGATATCAGACAAGGTGAAATGGCTTTTGTCAAAATCGATCAATTATTGCTCAAAGCAGAAGTCATTGAGATTTACGGGAATCATGCAAAAATTCAGGTTTTTGAAGATACCCGCGGCATAGAATATATGACCCCTGTTGAATTCCGCTATCATTTGTTAGAAGCAGAATTAGGGCCCGGTCTGATTTCCTCTATTTTTGACGGTCTGCAAAACCCTTTAGAGGGAATTGCTAATATCTCGGGTCTCTATTTAAATCGTGGCATTTATATCAATCCGATTGATCGGTCGACAAAATGGGATTTTCAACCGACGGCAAAGTTAGGGAATACCCTTAAGAGGGGAGATGAGATTGGATTTACGATGGAGGGGAGATTCCACCATCGCATCATGCTTCCGTTTGTTTTTTATGGCACATATACTTTGACATGGATTGCTGAGCCCGGGACGTATGTCATCGAAGATGTGATTGCTAAAGTGAAGGATGAAAACGGAGTCGAGCGTTCTGTCACTATGCTCCAAAAATGGCCGGTCAAAGCGCCGCTATTTGAAGGTAAGAAAATCAAAGCAAAAGAAATGATGGAGACGGGATCCCGCATTATTGACACCCAGTTTCCTATTATGCGAGGGGGGACATTTTGCACTCCCGGTCCTTTTGGAGCCGGAAAAACGGTGATTCAGCACCATCTCTCTAAATATTCATCTGTCGATCTTGTGATTGTCTGCGCTTGTGGGGAGAGGGCGGGAGAAGTCGTTGAAGTACTAAAAACGTTTCCTCACCTGATTGACCCTCATACTAATGAATCATTGATTACGCGTACAATCCTAATCTGCAACACCTCGTCGATGCCTGTAAGTGCTAGAGAAGCATCGATTTATATGGGAGTCACCATTGCTGAGTATTACCGTCAAATGGGACTCAACGTTCTTCTCTTAGCAGACTCAACATCGAGATGGGCTCAGGCCATGCGTGAAATGTCGGGAAGGTTAGAGGAAATTCCCGGGGAAGAGGCGTTTCCTGCATACCTCTCTTCGAGAATTGCAGCTTTTTATGAGCGCTCGGGCGTTGTCGAACTGGCAAACGGAAGAACAGGTTCTTTGACAATTGGCGGAGCAGTATCACCTGCAGGCGGTAACTTTGAGGAGCCGGTGACCCAAGCCACTCTCTCCGTTGTGGGAGCCTTTTTAGGTCTTTCAAGGGACCGCTCAAACGCCCGCAAATATCCGGCTATTGACCCAATGATTTCTTGGTCAAAGTACACGCGTCAAGTAGGTGAGAGTCTCTCGCATCGTTCTAAACAATGGGGCCATATCACACAAAAGGCAGCCGTAATTTTAAAGCGTGGGGATGAGATCCGAAAGCGAATGGAGGTTGTAGGTGAGGAAGGGATTGGAATTGACGAATTGATGATTTATTTAATGGCGGAGCTTTATGACTTTTCCTATCTTCAACAAAATGCTTTTGATAAGGAAGACACCTATTGCGCCCTTGATCGCCAAATAGAACTATTGGATTTGATCGCTTTGATTTTTGAGAACCACTTTGTTTTTTCAAGTCATGATGAAGCGCGCTCATACTTTTTAAATCTTCAAAATGATATTAAGAACTTAAACTTTACCGCATTCCATTCTGAAAGTTATTATAAAGCCTATCAAAAAATTGAAAATAAAATTCGATCTGCAATGAATGGGGAGAGTTCAATATGA
- a CDS encoding DUF2764 domain-containing protein has translation MRNYFFLANTLPDLSVDSKPVMAFSELMVLFNENLSSSDLEEVRVLRAFYDVMNLERLLDEEELDFRANLNYNELKDELVHQEYLPKYFFNFLEKHKENEEQRLFFPELLMDYFRTESEKKKVSAFVLQFERKLRLFLLAYRAFKSNLSLDEELRFEDKNDALVGLLLSSKSIHDLDFGDEYQHLAASLDQLKENPLEEEKLILKFRFDFYTNFAIGHPFSLYNLLAFMMKLILLEDFEKHEKEDGNLILNSILKDSA, from the coding sequence ATGAGAAATTATTTTTTTCTCGCAAATACACTTCCGGACTTGAGTGTAGATTCTAAGCCGGTCATGGCTTTTTCTGAATTGATGGTGCTTTTTAATGAGAATCTATCATCAAGCGATTTAGAAGAGGTTAGAGTGTTGCGCGCCTTCTATGACGTGATGAATTTAGAGCGACTCTTGGATGAAGAGGAACTCGATTTTAGAGCTAATCTTAATTATAATGAGTTGAAGGATGAGCTCGTTCATCAAGAGTATCTTCCGAAATATTTCTTTAATTTTCTTGAAAAGCATAAAGAAAACGAAGAACAGAGGCTCTTTTTTCCGGAGCTTTTAATGGATTATTTTCGCACGGAATCTGAAAAGAAGAAAGTATCCGCCTTCGTGTTACAATTTGAGCGCAAATTGAGATTATTTCTTTTAGCTTACCGAGCATTTAAGTCGAATTTGAGTCTTGATGAAGAGCTCCGGTTTGAAGATAAAAATGATGCTTTAGTTGGCCTATTACTCTCTTCCAAATCCATTCATGATCTTGACTTTGGAGATGAATATCAACATCTCGCCGCATCTTTAGATCAACTCAAAGAGAATCCTTTAGAAGAAGAGAAATTGATTTTAAAGTTTCGCTTTGATTTTTACACAAACTTTGCCATAGGCCATCCTTTTTCCCTTTATAATTTACTCGCATTCATGATGAAACTCATCCTTTTAGAAGATTTTGAGAAGCATGAGAAAGAAGACGGCAATTTAATACTAAACTCAATACTTAAGGATAGCGCATGA